A window from Azoarcus sp. DD4 encodes these proteins:
- the soxZ gene encoding thiosulfate oxidation carrier complex protein SoxZ, which translates to MANPMRIRAAAKDGLTEVRVLMSHVMETGQRKDAAGATIPAHFITELTAKHNDRLVLSAQFGPSVSTNPYLAFKFNGGAKGDKITVSWVDNKGDSRTDEVQIA; encoded by the coding sequence ATGGCAAACCCGATGCGTATCCGCGCCGCGGCCAAGGACGGCCTGACCGAAGTGCGCGTGCTCATGTCCCACGTGATGGAAACCGGCCAGCGCAAGGACGCCGCCGGCGCCACCATCCCGGCCCACTTCATCACCGAACTCACCGCCAAGCACAACGACAGGCTCGTACTGTCGGCGCAGTTTGGCCCTTCGGTCTCGACCAATCCCTACCTGGCGTTCAAGTTCAACGGCGGCGCCAAGGGCGACAAGATCACGGTGAGCTGGGTGGACAACAAGGGCGACAGCCGGACCGACGAAGTCCAGATCGCCTGA
- the soxA gene encoding sulfur oxidation c-type cytochrome SoxA, with product MGKLHRLAAVAAAGVISSLAAGGARADAASDEIARYREMIADGNPAELYEMEGETLWKTPRGPKQASLERCDLGLGPGVVKGAYAQMPRYFKDTGRVQDLESRLMTCMESLQGIATRTIVDGEFNRGERKTMAALVAYVVTHSRGDTIHVDMKPAQMKEMYELGKRAFYYRAGPMDFSCATCHGDEGKRIRLQDLPKLTTQKGAAAGWGSWPAYRVSNSQFWTMQHRLNDCFRQQRTAEPIYGSDVTIALSVFMAATADGGKMMTPGLKR from the coding sequence ATGGGCAAACTGCACCGATTGGCGGCCGTCGCAGCCGCCGGCGTGATCTCGTCGCTGGCAGCTGGCGGTGCCCGCGCCGACGCCGCCAGCGACGAGATCGCCCGCTACCGCGAGATGATCGCCGACGGCAACCCGGCAGAACTCTATGAAATGGAGGGCGAGACGCTCTGGAAGACGCCGCGCGGGCCAAAGCAGGCCAGCCTGGAACGCTGCGACCTCGGGCTCGGCCCCGGCGTGGTCAAGGGCGCCTACGCGCAAATGCCGCGCTACTTCAAGGACACCGGCCGGGTGCAGGATCTCGAGTCGCGCCTGATGACCTGCATGGAATCCCTGCAGGGCATTGCCACCAGAACCATCGTCGATGGCGAGTTCAACCGCGGCGAGCGCAAGACGATGGCGGCACTGGTCGCCTATGTGGTGACGCACTCGCGCGGCGACACCATCCATGTGGACATGAAGCCGGCGCAGATGAAGGAGATGTACGAGCTCGGCAAGCGAGCCTTCTACTACCGGGCGGGGCCGATGGATTTCTCCTGTGCCACCTGCCATGGCGATGAGGGCAAGCGCATCCGCCTGCAGGATCTGCCCAAGCTCACCACGCAGAAGGGCGCGGCCGCCGGCTGGGGCAGCTGGCCGGCCTACCGGGTGTCGAACAGTCAGTTCTGGACGATGCAGCACCGTCTCAACGATTGCTTCCGCCAGCAACGCACTGCCGAGCCGATCTACGGCTCAGACGTCACTATCGCGCTGTCCGTCTTCATGGCGGCGACGGCCGATGGCGGCAAGATGATGACCCCGGGCCTGAAGCGCTGA
- the soxX gene encoding sulfur oxidation c-type cytochrome SoxX, producing MKITLTVPLLLALIAAAPAVQAARADELDDKARAMMVDSFRDHGIAKQYRMLQLDFQRACSQPQHPPAAEMKRIEAEQMKTIRWPADGKYFGDWKEGEKIAISGRGLTWTDKTPTDNGGGCYNCHQLSHKEIAYGTIGPSLLDYGRLRGNTDEAVKYTWGKIWNAKAYNACSNMPRNGDAEILTEQQIKHLMAYLFDPASPVNKR from the coding sequence ATGAAGATCACCCTGACTGTTCCGCTGCTGCTCGCCCTGATCGCTGCCGCACCCGCGGTTCAGGCCGCCAGGGCCGACGAGCTCGACGACAAGGCGCGCGCGATGATGGTCGATTCGTTCAGGGACCACGGCATCGCCAAGCAGTACCGCATGCTGCAGCTCGACTTCCAGCGCGCCTGCTCGCAGCCGCAGCACCCGCCGGCGGCCGAGATGAAGCGCATCGAGGCCGAGCAGATGAAGACCATCCGCTGGCCCGCCGACGGCAAGTACTTTGGCGACTGGAAGGAAGGCGAAAAGATCGCCATCAGCGGCCGCGGTCTCACCTGGACGGACAAGACGCCCACCGACAACGGCGGCGGCTGCTACAACTGCCACCAGCTCTCGCACAAGGAAATCGCCTACGGCACGATAGGCCCCAGCCTGCTCGACTACGGCAGGCTGCGCGGCAATACCGACGAGGCCGTCAAATACACCTGGGGCAAGATCTGGAATGCCAAGGCCTACAACGCCTGCAGCAACATGCCGCGCAACGGCGATGCCGAAATCCTCACCGAACAGCAGATCAAGCACCTGATGGCCTATCTGTTCGATCCGGCGTCGCCGGTGAACAAGCGCTGA
- the soxB gene encoding thiosulfohydrolase SoxB, which translates to MSMNRREFLQVLAIAAAGGLTLHSERARAEKAAAALYELPRFGKVSLLHMTDCHAQLLPVHFREPSVNLGVGGMAGQVPHLVGERLLKHYGIKPGTAEAHAFSYLDFAQAAKTYGKVGGFAHLATLVKQLKASRPGALLLDGGDTWQGSATALWTNAQDMVDAARLLGVDVMTLHWESSYGAARVKEVEEKDFAGHIDIVAQNVRTTDFEDPVFKPYVIRNINGVPVAIVGQAFPYTPIANPRWQTPEWSFGIQEPGMQAAVDKARAEGAQVVVVLSHNGMDVDLKMASRVTGIDAILGGHTHDGIPAPVVVKNAGGQTLVTNAGSNGKFLGVLDFEVKGGKVADFRYKLLPVFARLLPADAEMAAFIDKVRAPYLGKLGEKLAVTEGLLYRRGNFNGSWDQLIVDALMAEKDAEIAFSPGFRWGTTLLPGDTITMEHLLDQTAITYPWTTLTPMSGEMIKTVLEDVADNLFNPDPYYQQGGDMVRVGGLQYTCDPNAPMGRRIDNMTLRGKPIEAGKTYRVAGWAPVSEEAKNAGPAVWDVVAGYLRGQKVVSQRALNLPTLRGMQGNAGLAG; encoded by the coding sequence ATGAGCATGAATCGCCGCGAATTCCTCCAGGTGCTGGCCATCGCCGCCGCCGGGGGGCTGACCCTGCACAGCGAACGCGCCCGCGCCGAAAAGGCCGCTGCCGCGCTCTACGAGCTGCCCCGTTTCGGCAAGGTCAGCCTGCTCCACATGACCGATTGCCACGCCCAGCTGCTGCCTGTCCATTTCCGCGAACCCAGCGTCAATCTCGGCGTCGGCGGCATGGCGGGGCAGGTGCCGCATCTGGTCGGCGAGCGTCTGCTCAAGCACTACGGCATCAAGCCCGGCACGGCGGAAGCGCATGCTTTCAGCTACCTCGATTTCGCCCAGGCAGCGAAAACCTACGGCAAGGTCGGCGGCTTCGCCCACCTGGCGACGCTGGTGAAGCAGTTGAAGGCCAGCCGCCCTGGCGCGCTGCTGCTCGACGGCGGCGACACCTGGCAGGGCTCGGCCACCGCACTGTGGACGAATGCGCAGGACATGGTCGATGCCGCCAGGCTGCTCGGCGTCGACGTGATGACCCTGCACTGGGAATCCAGCTACGGTGCCGCGCGCGTCAAGGAAGTCGAGGAGAAGGATTTCGCCGGCCACATCGACATCGTCGCGCAGAACGTGCGCACCACCGATTTCGAAGACCCGGTGTTCAAGCCCTACGTGATCCGCAACATCAACGGCGTGCCGGTCGCCATCGTCGGCCAGGCCTTCCCCTACACGCCGATCGCCAACCCGCGCTGGCAGACGCCGGAATGGAGCTTCGGCATCCAGGAGCCGGGCATGCAGGCGGCGGTGGACAAAGCGCGGGCCGAAGGCGCCCAGGTCGTGGTGGTGCTGTCGCACAACGGCATGGATGTGGACCTGAAGATGGCGAGCCGGGTCACCGGCATCGACGCCATCCTCGGCGGCCACACCCACGACGGCATCCCGGCGCCGGTGGTGGTGAAGAACGCCGGCGGCCAGACGCTGGTGACCAATGCCGGCTCCAACGGCAAGTTCCTCGGCGTGCTCGATTTCGAGGTGAAGGGCGGCAAGGTCGCCGACTTCCGCTACAAGCTGCTGCCGGTGTTCGCCCGGCTGCTGCCGGCCGATGCGGAAATGGCGGCCTTCATCGACAAGGTGCGCGCGCCCTACCTCGGCAAGCTGGGCGAAAAGCTCGCCGTCACCGAAGGCCTGCTCTACCGCCGCGGCAACTTCAACGGTTCCTGGGACCAGCTCATCGTCGATGCATTGATGGCCGAAAAGGACGCCGAGATCGCGTTCTCGCCCGGCTTCCGCTGGGGTACGACCCTGCTGCCGGGCGATACCATCACCATGGAGCACCTGCTCGACCAGACCGCGATCACCTACCCGTGGACGACGCTCACCCCGATGAGCGGCGAGATGATCAAGACGGTGCTGGAGGATGTGGCCGACAACCTCTTCAATCCCGACCCCTACTACCAGCAGGGTGGCGACATGGTGCGCGTCGGCGGGCTGCAATACACCTGCGATCCCAACGCGCCGATGGGCAGGCGGATCGACAACATGACGCTGCGGGGCAAGCCGATCGAGGCGGGCAAGACCTACCGCGTGGCCGGCTGGGCGCCGGTGTCGGAAGAGGCGAAGAACGCCGGGCCCGCCGTCTGGGACGTGGTGGCCGGCTACCTGCGTGGCCAGAAGGTGGTGAGCCAGCGCGCGCTCAACCTGCCGACGCTCAGGGGCATGCAGGGCAACGCCGGTCTGGCGGGCTAA